One Cellulomonas sp. WB94 genomic window, TTGTCGTTCGTCAGGTGGTAGAGCCCGATGATCATGTCCTGGGAGGGCATGGTCACCGGACGGCCGTCCGACGGCTTGAGGATGTTGTTGCTCGAGAGCATGAGGATGCGGGCCTCGGCCTGCGCCTCGGCGCTCAAGGGCAGGTGGACAGCCATCTGGTCACCGTCGAAGTCGGCGTTGAACGCCGCGCAGACGAGCGGGTGCAGGTGGATGGCCTTGCCCTCGACGAGCTGCGGCTCGAACGCCTGGATACCGAGACGGTGCAGCGTGGGCGCACGGTTCAGCAGCACGGGGTGCTCGGTGATGACCTCTTCGAGGACGTCCCACACGACCGGGCGCGCGCGCTCGACCATGCGCTTCGCGCTCTTGATGTTCTGCGCGTGGTTGAGGTCGACGAGCCGCTTCATGACGAAGGGCTTGAAGAGCTCGAGCGCCATCTGCTTCGGCAGGCCGCACTGGTGCAGCTTGAGCTGCGGGCCGACGACGATGACCGAACGGCCCGAGTAGTCGACGCGCTTGCCGAGGAGGTTCTGGCGGAACCGACCCTGCTTGCCCTTGAGCATGTCCGAGATGGACTTGAGCGGGCGGTTGCCCGGTCCGGTCACCGGACGGCCGCGGCGGCCGTTGTCGAACAGCGAGTCGACGGCCTCCTGGAGCATCCGCTTCTCGTTGTTGACGATGATCTCGGGTGCGCCGAGGTCCAGCAGCCGCTTGAGGCGGTTGTTGCGGTTGATGACCCGGCGGTACAGGTCGTTGAGGTCCGACGTGGCGAACCGGCCACCGTCGAGCTGGACCATCGGGCGCAGGTCCGGCGGGATCACCGGGACCGCGTCGAGGACCATGCCCGTGGGCGAGTTGGACGTCGTGAGGAACGCGTTGACGACCTTCAGGCGCTTGAGCGCGCGCGTCTTGCGCTGCCCCTTGCCGTTCTTGATGATGTCGCGCAACGAGTCCGACTCGGCCTCGAGGTCGAACGCCTCGAGGCGCTTCTGGATCGCCGCGGCGCCCATCGAGCCCTCGAAGTAGTTGCCGTACCGGTCCTGCAGCTGGCGGTACAGCATCTCGTCGCCCTCGAGGTCCGCGACCTTGAGGTTCTTGAACCGGTCCCAGACCGTGTCGAGGCGCTCCAGGTCAGCGTCCGCACGCTTGCGGATCTGCGCCATCTCGCGCTCGGCGGAGTCGCGCACCTTACGGCGCGCGTCGGCCTTGGCACCCTCGGCCTCGAGCTCGGCCAGGTCGGCCTCGAGCTTCGTGGCGCGGGTGTTGATGTCGTTGTCGCGACGGTCCGAGATCTCCTTCTTCTCCAGGTCGATCTCGTTCTGGAGGTTGGGGAGGTCCTCGTGCCGGCCGTCGACGTCGACGGACGTGATCATGTAGGCCGCGAAGTAGATGACCTTCTCGAGGTCCTTCGGGGCGAGGTCGAGCAGGTAGCCGAGGCGCGACGGGACACCCTTGAAGAACCAGATGTGCGTGACGGGCGCGGCGAGCTCGATGTGGCCCATGCGCTCACGGCGCACCTTGGAGCGCGTGACCTCGACGCCGCAGCGCTCGCAGATGATGCCCTTGAAGCGGACGCGCTTGTACTTCCCGCAGTAGCACTCCCAGTCCCGGGTCGGGCCGAAGATCTTCTCGCAGAAGAGTCCGTCCTTCTCGGGCTTGAGCGTGCGGTAGTTGATGGTCTCGGGCTTCTTGACCTCGCCGTGCGACCAGGTGCGGATGTCCTCGGCAGTGGCAAGTCCGATACGCAGCTCATCGAAGACGTTGACGTCGAGCAAGGGGGTCCTACTTCCTTCGCTTGCCGGGCCTCACGGGCTCCGGCGGATGGAGGGTGCTACGGGTGTGTCGGCTCCGGTCGGTCGCCGTCAGGTGACAGGCGACCGACCGGTGCTCGATCTCAGATCTCTTCGATGCTGCTGGCGTTCGGGCGACGCGAGAGATCGATGCCGAGCTCCTCCGCCGCGCGGTAGACCTCGTCGTCGTTCTCCTTCATGTCGATCGAGACGCCGTCGCTCGACAGGACCTCGACGTTCAAGCAGAGCGACTGCATCTCCTTGAGGAGGACCTTGAAGGACTCCGGGATGCCCGAGTCGGGGATGTTCTCCCCCTTGACGATCGCCTCGTACACCTTGACGCGTCCGGGGACGTCGTCCGACTTGATGGTCAGCAGCTCCTGGAGCGTGTAGGCGGCGCCGTACGCCTCGAGCGCCCACACCTCCATCTCGCCGAACCGCTGGCCACCGAACTGGGCCTTACCACCCAGCGGCTGCTGCGTGATCATCGAGTACGGGCCCGTCGAACGCGCGTGGATCTTGTCGTCGACCAGGTGGTGGAGCTTGAGGATGTACATGTAGCCGACCGCGACCGGCTCCGGGAACGGCTCGCCGGAGCGACCGTCGAAGAGCCTCGCCTTGCCGGTCCCGTCGACCATCCGCACGCCGTCACGGTTCGGCAGCGTCGAGGACAGCAGACCGGTGAGGGTCTGCTCCGGGACACCGTCGAACACCGGCGTCGCGACCGGGACCCCGGGCGCCGACTTCGCGGCGATCGCGGGCACACCGTCACGCCACGCGAGCGACGCAGCGTCGCCCTCGGCCAGCGAGATGTCCCAGCCCTGCTTGGCGATCCACCCGAGGTGGGTCTCGAGCACCTGGCCGACGTTCATGCGGCCGGGCACACCGAGCGGGTTGAGGATGATGTCGAGCGGGGTGCCGTCCGCAAGGAACGGCATGTCCTCGACCGGGAGGATCGTGGAGATGACGCCCTTGTTGCCGTGACGACCGGCGAGCTTGTCACCGGGCGTGATCTTGCGGCGCTGGGCGATGTACACGCGGACCAGCTCGTTCACGCCGGCGGGCAGCTCGTCGCCGTCCTCACGGTTGAACGTGCGGACCTCGATGACCGTGCCGGACTCGCCGTGAGGAACCTTGAGCGACGTGTCGCGGACCTCGCGCGCCTTCTCGCCGAAGATCGCCCGCAGCAGGCGCTCCTCCGGGGTCAGCTCGGTCTCGCCCTTGGGCGTGACCTTGCCGACGAGGATGTCGCCGGCCGAGACCTCGGCGCCGATGCGGATGATCCCGCGCTCGTCGAGGTCCGCGAGGACCTCCTCGGAGACGTTGGGGATGTCCCGCGTGATCTCCTCCGGGCCGAGCTTCGTGTCGCGGGCGTCGACCTCGTGCTCCTCGATGTGGATCGAGGACAGGACGTCGTCCTGCACGAGGCGCTGGCTGAGGATGATCGCGTCCTCGTAGTTGTGCCCCTCCCACGACATGAGCCCGACGAGCAGGTTGCGGCCGAGCGCGAGCTCGCCCTCGTCCGTCGCGGGACCGTCGGCGAGCACCGAGCCGACCTCGACGCGGGCGCCGTGGTCGACGACGACGCGCTGGTTGTAGCTCGTGCCCTGGTTCGAGCGGCGGAACTTCGCGACCCGGTGGGTCGTCGTCGTGCCGTCGTCGTTCGCGATGACGATCAGGTCGGCCGACACCTCGGTGACGACACCCGGCTTCGCCGCGACGATCACGTCGCCCGCGTCGATGGCCGCACGGCGCTCCATGCCGGTACCGACGACCGGGGCCTCGGAGCGGACGAGCGGCACGGCCTGGCGCTGCATGTTGGCACCCATGAGGGCGCGGTTGGCGTCGTCGTGCTCGAGGAACGGGATCAGGGCCGTCGCGACCGACACCATCTGGCGCGGCGAGACGTCCATGTAGTCGACGTTCACGCCGGGGACGATCTCGACCTCGCCGCCCTTGGTGCGCACGAGCACGCGCTCCTCGGCGAACGCACCGTTCGCCTTGAGCGGCGCGTTGGCCTGGGCGATGACGAAGCGGTCCTCGTCGTCGGCCGTGAGGTAGTGCACCTCGTCGGTGACCTTGCCGTGCACGACCTCGCGGTACGGGGTCTCGATGAAGCCGAACGGGTTGATCCGTCCGTAGGTCGCGAGCGAGCCGATCAGGCCGATGTTCGGGCCTTCTGGGGTCTCGATCGGGCACATGCGGCCGTAGTGCGACGGGTGGACGTCACGGACCTCCATGCCGGCGCGGTCGCGGGACAGACCGCCCGGGCCGAGCGCGGACAGACGACGCTTGTGCGTCAGCCCCGCGAGCGGGTTGTTCTGGTCCATGAACTGCGACAGCTGCGAGGTCCCGAAGAACTCCTTGATCGACGCCACGACCGGGCGGATGTTGATCAGGGTCTGCGGGGTGATCGCCTCGACGTCCTGCGTCGTCATGCGCTCGCGCACGACGCGCTCCATCCGGGACAGGCCCGTGCGGACCTGGTTCTGGATGAGCTCGCCGACCGCGCGGATGCGACGGTTGCCGAAGTGGTCGATGTCGTCCGTCTCGACGCGGACCTCGACGGACTCGCCGGCACGGTGGCCGTCGATCGTCGCGACGTCGGCGTGCAGCGCCGCGAGGTACTTGATCGTGGCGACGATGTCGGCCGTGGACAGCACCGAGTCGCCCAGCGGCACGTCGATGCCGAGCTTCTTGTTGACCTTGTAGCGGCCGACCTTCGCGAGGTCGTAGCGCTTGGGGTTGAAGTAGAAGTTCTCGATCAGCGCGCGACCGGCCTCGACCGTGGGCGGCTCGCCCGGACGGATCTTGCGGTAGAGGTCGAGGAGGGACTCCTCCTCGGTCGTGACGTGGTCCTTCTCGAGCGTGTCGATGACCGCGGGGAACTGCGCGAACTCCTCGCGGATCTCGGCCTCGCTCAGGCCGAGGGCCTTGAGGAGCACCGTCGCGTTCTGCTTGCGCTTGCGGTCGACGCGGACGCCGACGTTGTCGCGCTTGTCGATCTCGAACTCGAGCCAGGCACCGCGGCTCGGGATGATCTTGGCGGTGAAGACGTCCTTGTCGGACGTCTTGTCGGCGGTGCGCTCGAAGTACACGCCCGGGGACCGGACGAGCTGGGAGACGACGACGCGCTCGGTGCCGTTGATGATGAACGTGCCGCGGTCGGTCATGAGCGGGAAGTCGCCCATGAAGACCGTCTGGCTCTTGATCTCACCGGTCGTGTAGTTGACGAACTCGGCCGTGACGAACAGCGGCGCGGCGAAGGTGAAGTCCTTCTCCTTGCACTCGTCGGCCGTGTACTTGGCCGGCTCGAAGCGGTGCTCGCGGAACGACAACGACATGGAGCCGCCGAAGTCCTCGATCGGAGAGATCTCCTCGAAGATCTCCTCCAGACCGGCGGTCTCCGGGACGTCCTGGCGGCCGGTCTCGAGTGCGGTGGCGACGCGCGCCTGCCACTTCTCGTTGCCGAGCAGCCAGTCGAAGTTCTCGGTCTGGAGCCCGAGGAGGTCCGGGACCTCCAGCGGCTCGTGGATCTTGGCGAAAGAGATGCGACGAGACGCGGTGCGATTCGCGATAGCGTCGGCGGACGGAGCAGAAGGGGTGCGCGAGGCAGCCAAGAGGGGTCCTTCCCTGCAGATCGAGTACACGCTGCGCGCTGAGAGTGCCGTCCGCCGAGCCGTCCCATACCGTTGACCGCACGCGCCCGAGGGGCGAGCATGGCGATGTCGATCCGGGGTCGGGTTCGGGGGGCCGCAGGCACAAGCCAGCGCAAAGCGCTAGCCTAGCCCACCTGGACAAGGCTGTCCAATAGGGCCCGGCGTTGTCCAACAACGCCCGACGTCAGGCTGGCGTCGGCCAGTTCGGCGGCAGCGCGGGCGACCGCCGGCCGACACGACAAAGCCCGCACCCCTGCTGGGGTGCGGGCCTCGTCGTTGAGGTGAGCCGCTCCTTGCGAAGCAGCTCAGAGGGTCACTTGAGGGTGACGGTCGCGCCGGCGCCCTCGAGGGTCGCCTTGGCCTTCTCGGCGGCCTCCTTGTTGACACCCTCCAGGACGGCCTTGGGGGCGGCGTCCACGAGGTCCTTGGCCTCCTTCAGGCCGAGGCTCGTGAGGGCGCGCACCTCCTTGATGACCTGGATCTTCTTCTCGCCGGCGGCCTCGAGGACGACGTCGAACTCGTCCTTCTCCTCCTCGACGACGGCCTCGGCACCGGCAGCCGCGGGGGCGGCGACGGCGACGGGGGCCGCGGCGGTGACCTCGAAGGTCTCCTCGAAGGCCTTGACGAACTCGGAGAGCTCAATGAGCGTGAGCTCCTTGAACGCGTTGATGAGCTCGTCAGTCGTGAGCTTCGCCATGATGGCGTGTCCTTCCGTGTCGTGCCCGCCGACCTCGGTGGTCGGCGCAAGCGGGGGGTTCGAGCTGCTGGGCCGGATGGCTCAGGCTGCGTCTTCGGTGGGCTCGTCGCGCTTGACGCGCAACGCCTCGACGGTGCGAACGGCCTTCGCTGCAGGCGCCGTGAAGAGGTACGCCGCCTGGTAGAGCGACGCCTTGAGCACGCCGGCCGTCTTGGCCAGCAGGACCTCGCGGGACTCGAGGTCCGCGAGCTTGATGATGTCCGCGGCGGTCAGGGCGCGTCCTTCGAGGACACCGCCCTTGATGACCAGTGCGGGGTTCGCCTTGGCGAAGTCACGCAGACCCTTGGCTGCCTCGACCGGGTCACCGGTCACGAAGGCGATGGCCGAGGGACCGGCCAGGTGGGAGTCGATACCCTCGACGCCCGCCTGCTTGGCCGCGATAGCGGTCAGCGTGTTCTTCACCACGGCGTAGGTTGCGTTGCCGCTGAGCGCGCGCCGCAGCTGCTTGAGCTGCGCAACGGTGAGCCCGCGGTACTCGGTCAGCACGGCCGCGTTGGACTCGCGGAACCGGTCCGTGAGCTCTGCGACATCGGCTGCCTTGTCCGGCCTCGCCATGGCAATCCTTCCGGTGGTGATGCCACCGGTCGTCCTCGGCCCCACAACGAGAAAGAGCCCCGCGCAGGCGCGGGGCTCGACATGCACGCCGTGGCGTGCGGACCGAAACTCTCACCTGCGCTGGCTCCCGCTGCTGCGGGACTTCGGGCGTTCTCTGCACACCTGCGCTGCATGAGGACGACGACCGGCGGTCTTGGGTGGTCTGAGACTACGTCACGGTCGACCGGTGGCCAAATCCCGGCTCAGACGGGCGCACCGAAGCTCACCAGCGGGACGACGGCCCCGTCGGCCTCGAACCCCTCGGCGGTCGCCGTCGCGAGCGCCTCGGCCACCGGGCGGCCCGCGCTGAGGAGCGCGTGCACGCGTGTCATGACGCTCAGCGCCACCTCGTCCGACACGGGCGCGAGAGCTGCGACGACGCAGCCGACACCGCCGCGCAGCAGCACGCTCGCAAAGCCCAGCGCCTCGCCGCCCGGACGGACGCTGGCACGACCGACCTCGCAGCACGAGAGCACGACGAGCTCGGGCGCTCCGCCGCCCGCGTCGAGCTCGTGGGCGAACAACGGGCCGTCGGCCATGCGCACCGAGGAGAACAGGGGGTTGTCCGGCTCGTGGCGACCGTGCGCGGCCAGGTGGACGATCCCGGGCGCGCCGAGCATCTCGATCGTGCGCGCGCAGGTCGCGTCCTCGCCGGCGAGCACCGTGGCCTGCGGCCAGAGCCGGGCGACCTCGCGCACCTCGTCCGCCGCGTGCCGCAACCCCGGGCCCGCCGCGGCACTCAGGTTCGGCAGCGCGCCGGAAGCCGACCCCGCGTGCGTGCGCCAGTGGTGCACGGAGGGCGCGACGACGG contains:
- the rpoB gene encoding DNA-directed RNA polymerase subunit beta, giving the protein MAASRTPSAPSADAIANRTASRRISFAKIHEPLEVPDLLGLQTENFDWLLGNEKWQARVATALETGRQDVPETAGLEEIFEEISPIEDFGGSMSLSFREHRFEPAKYTADECKEKDFTFAAPLFVTAEFVNYTTGEIKSQTVFMGDFPLMTDRGTFIINGTERVVVSQLVRSPGVYFERTADKTSDKDVFTAKIIPSRGAWLEFEIDKRDNVGVRVDRKRKQNATVLLKALGLSEAEIREEFAQFPAVIDTLEKDHVTTEEESLLDLYRKIRPGEPPTVEAGRALIENFYFNPKRYDLAKVGRYKVNKKLGIDVPLGDSVLSTADIVATIKYLAALHADVATIDGHRAGESVEVRVETDDIDHFGNRRIRAVGELIQNQVRTGLSRMERVVRERMTTQDVEAITPQTLINIRPVVASIKEFFGTSQLSQFMDQNNPLAGLTHKRRLSALGPGGLSRDRAGMEVRDVHPSHYGRMCPIETPEGPNIGLIGSLATYGRINPFGFIETPYREVVHGKVTDEVHYLTADDEDRFVIAQANAPLKANGAFAEERVLVRTKGGEVEIVPGVNVDYMDVSPRQMVSVATALIPFLEHDDANRALMGANMQRQAVPLVRSEAPVVGTGMERRAAIDAGDVIVAAKPGVVTEVSADLIVIANDDGTTTTHRVAKFRRSNQGTSYNQRVVVDHGARVEVGSVLADGPATDEGELALGRNLLVGLMSWEGHNYEDAIILSQRLVQDDVLSSIHIEEHEVDARDTKLGPEEITRDIPNVSEEVLADLDERGIIRIGAEVSAGDILVGKVTPKGETELTPEERLLRAIFGEKAREVRDTSLKVPHGESGTVIEVRTFNREDGDELPAGVNELVRVYIAQRRKITPGDKLAGRHGNKGVISTILPVEDMPFLADGTPLDIILNPLGVPGRMNVGQVLETHLGWIAKQGWDISLAEGDAASLAWRDGVPAIAAKSAPGVPVATPVFDGVPEQTLTGLLSSTLPNRDGVRMVDGTGKARLFDGRSGEPFPEPVAVGYMYILKLHHLVDDKIHARSTGPYSMITQQPLGGKAQFGGQRFGEMEVWALEAYGAAYTLQELLTIKSDDVPGRVKVYEAIVKGENIPDSGIPESFKVLLKEMQSLCLNVEVLSSDGVSIDMKENDDEVYRAAEELGIDLSRRPNASSIEEI
- the rplL gene encoding 50S ribosomal protein L7/L12, translating into MAKLTTDELINAFKELTLIELSEFVKAFEETFEVTAAAPVAVAAPAAAGAEAVVEEEKDEFDVVLEAAGEKKIQVIKEVRALTSLGLKEAKDLVDAAPKAVLEGVNKEAAEKAKATLEGAGATVTLK
- the rplJ gene encoding 50S ribosomal protein L10, giving the protein MARPDKAADVAELTDRFRESNAAVLTEYRGLTVAQLKQLRRALSGNATYAVVKNTLTAIAAKQAGVEGIDSHLAGPSAIAFVTGDPVEAAKGLRDFAKANPALVIKGGVLEGRALTAADIIKLADLESREVLLAKTAGVLKASLYQAAYLFTAPAAKAVRTVEALRVKRDEPTEDAA